The following proteins come from a genomic window of Microbacterium sp. JZ31:
- a CDS encoding homoserine dehydrogenase has protein sequence MIDHRRLRVALLGAGSVGSQVANLLLSQASELAERAGADLELAGIAVRDVDAPRDIELPRELLTTDAESLIVGADIVIELMGGIEPARTHILAALNSGADVVTGNKALLATHGAEIFDAADQLGASVSYEAAVAAAIPIIRPLKDSLAGDRIRRIFGIVNGSTNFILDKMDREGLSAAEAQRIATDLGYLEADPTLDLEGYDAAQKAAILASLAFHTHVSLDDVHREGIENITADMIDGARRAGFTIKLLAVCERLEEDGAEAISVRVYPALISRDHPLASVHGGNNAVFVEAQAAGDLMFYGAGAGGLQTASAVLGDVVSAARRHIAGGGGVGESPRQSLPTAPIGRILTRYQVTLEVADEPGVLARISGIVSEGGVSVATVEQTPSSDAEGRAHIVLGTHRAREQALSDTVARLAASDVVERVVSVLRVEGE, from the coding sequence ATGATCGATCACCGCCGCCTCCGGGTCGCGCTGCTGGGCGCCGGATCCGTCGGATCCCAGGTCGCGAACCTGCTGCTGTCGCAGGCGTCCGAGCTGGCGGAGCGCGCAGGCGCCGATCTCGAGCTCGCGGGCATCGCGGTGCGCGACGTCGACGCGCCGCGCGACATCGAGCTGCCGCGCGAGCTGCTGACCACCGACGCGGAGAGCCTGATCGTCGGGGCGGACATCGTGATCGAGCTGATGGGCGGCATCGAGCCCGCGCGTACGCACATCCTCGCCGCGCTGAACTCGGGCGCGGACGTCGTGACCGGCAACAAGGCGCTGCTCGCGACCCACGGCGCGGAGATCTTCGACGCCGCCGATCAGCTGGGCGCGTCGGTGTCGTACGAGGCGGCGGTCGCCGCGGCGATCCCGATCATCCGCCCCCTGAAGGACTCTCTTGCGGGGGACCGGATCCGCCGGATCTTCGGCATCGTCAACGGCAGCACGAACTTCATCCTCGACAAGATGGACCGCGAGGGGCTGAGCGCCGCGGAGGCCCAGCGGATCGCGACGGACCTCGGCTACCTCGAGGCCGACCCGACCCTCGACCTCGAGGGGTACGACGCCGCGCAGAAGGCCGCGATCCTCGCGAGCCTGGCGTTCCACACGCACGTCTCGCTGGACGACGTGCACCGCGAGGGCATCGAGAACATCACGGCCGACATGATCGACGGCGCCCGCCGCGCGGGCTTCACGATCAAGCTGCTCGCGGTGTGCGAGCGCCTGGAGGAGGACGGCGCCGAGGCGATCTCGGTGCGCGTCTATCCCGCGCTCATCAGCCGCGACCACCCGCTCGCGAGCGTGCACGGCGGCAACAACGCCGTGTTCGTGGAGGCGCAGGCCGCGGGCGACCTGATGTTCTACGGCGCGGGTGCGGGCGGCCTGCAGACGGCCTCGGCCGTGCTGGGCGACGTGGTCTCGGCCGCGCGCCGCCACATCGCGGGCGGCGGCGGCGTGGGGGAGTCGCCGCGGCAGAGCCTGCCGACCGCGCCCATCGGGCGGATCCTCACGCGCTACCAGGTGACCCTCGAGGTCGCGGACGAGCCGGGCGTCCTGGCACGCATCTCCGGCATCGTGAGCGAGGGCGGAGTGTCGGTCGCGACGGTCGAGCAGACGCCGTCGAGCGACGCCGAGGGTCGCGCCCACATCGTGCTCGGCACCCACCGCGCGCGCGAGCAGGCGCTCAGCGACACCGTCGCGCGCCTCGCCGCGAGCGACGTCGTCGAGCGCGTCGTGTCGGTGCTGCGCGTGGAGGGCGAGTGA
- the rho gene encoding transcription termination factor Rho, whose amino-acid sequence METISEIQDEAAAVTSAQPADTAAEAAPTQADEAPAKAPRKRAPRRATSSSAKAAAADAAQAEAPAAETPDAAPAAEAAPTEEAAPAEKPKRAPRKRAPKAAPAEAPAEEAAPAPAEPEAETPAETQTETPAEAQTETPAEAQTEPAAADAPAEAPAEDAAPAEGESQDGADAEGAAQEGTGRRSRSRSRSRNRNKGDRAEGGQNQGGQNQGGQNAQAQAPESDDDARLSGEAGGRNARNGRNKRRGGNQTGDEFETEITEDDVLIPIAGVLDVLDNYAFVRTTGYLPGQQDVYVSLGQVKKYNLRKGDAVVGAIKQPREGEQQGRQKYNALVKVDSINGLSVEDAATRVEFSKLTPLYPQERLRLETAPEKLTQRIIDLVAPIGKGQRGLIVAPPKAGKTIVLQQIANAIAQNNPEAHLMVVLVDERPEEVTDMQRTVKGEVIASTFDRPAEDHTTVAELAIERAKRLVELGRDVVVLLDSITRLGRAYNVSAPTSGRVLSGGVDASALYPPKRFFGAARNIENGGSLTILATALVETGSKMDEVIFEEFKGTGNMELRLSRQLADKRIFPAVDVNASSTRREEMLLSGDEVKITWKLRRALAGLSPEQALAVVLDKLKETSSNVEFLVQMKNAQMSVGGRSSGHENDIR is encoded by the coding sequence GTGGAGACCATCTCCGAGATCCAGGATGAGGCCGCCGCTGTGACCAGCGCGCAGCCCGCCGACACGGCCGCCGAGGCGGCCCCGACCCAGGCCGACGAGGCGCCGGCGAAGGCGCCGCGCAAGCGCGCCCCCCGCCGCGCCACGTCGTCCTCCGCCAAGGCGGCGGCCGCCGACGCGGCGCAGGCCGAGGCGCCCGCGGCGGAGACGCCCGACGCGGCGCCGGCCGCCGAGGCCGCGCCGACCGAGGAGGCCGCGCCCGCCGAGAAGCCCAAGCGCGCGCCGCGCAAGCGCGCGCCCAAGGCCGCGCCGGCCGAGGCCCCGGCCGAGGAGGCTGCCCCGGCCCCCGCCGAGCCGGAGGCTGAGACCCCCGCCGAGACGCAGACCGAGACCCCCGCCGAGGCGCAGACCGAGACCCCCGCCGAGGCACAGACCGAGCCCGCGGCCGCGGACGCCCCCGCCGAGGCGCCGGCCGAGGACGCGGCGCCCGCCGAGGGAGAGTCGCAGGACGGCGCGGACGCCGAAGGCGCCGCGCAGGAGGGCACCGGCCGCCGCAGCCGCAGCCGCAGCCGCAGCCGCAACCGCAACAAGGGCGACCGTGCCGAGGGCGGCCAGAACCAGGGCGGCCAGAACCAGGGCGGCCAGAACGCGCAGGCGCAGGCTCCCGAGTCGGACGACGACGCACGCCTGTCCGGCGAGGCGGGCGGTCGCAACGCGCGCAACGGCCGCAACAAGCGCCGCGGCGGAAACCAGACCGGCGACGAGTTCGAGACCGAGATCACCGAGGACGACGTCCTCATCCCGATCGCGGGCGTCCTCGACGTCCTCGACAACTACGCGTTCGTGCGCACGACCGGCTACCTCCCGGGCCAGCAGGACGTCTACGTCTCGCTCGGCCAGGTGAAGAAGTACAACCTGCGCAAGGGCGACGCCGTCGTCGGCGCCATCAAGCAGCCGCGCGAGGGCGAGCAGCAGGGCCGCCAGAAGTACAACGCGCTGGTCAAGGTCGACTCGATCAACGGCCTGTCGGTCGAGGACGCGGCCACTCGCGTCGAGTTCTCCAAGCTCACGCCGCTGTACCCGCAGGAGCGCCTGCGCCTCGAGACCGCGCCCGAGAAGCTGACGCAGCGCATCATCGACCTCGTCGCCCCGATCGGCAAGGGTCAGCGCGGCCTGATCGTCGCGCCCCCGAAGGCCGGCAAGACGATCGTGCTGCAGCAGATCGCGAACGCGATCGCGCAGAACAACCCCGAGGCCCACCTCATGGTCGTGCTCGTCGACGAGCGCCCCGAGGAGGTCACCGACATGCAGCGCACGGTCAAGGGCGAGGTCATCGCCTCGACCTTCGACCGCCCGGCGGAAGACCACACGACGGTCGCCGAGCTCGCGATCGAGCGCGCCAAGCGCCTCGTGGAGCTCGGTCGCGACGTCGTCGTGCTGCTCGACTCCATCACCCGCCTGGGCCGCGCCTACAACGTGTCGGCCCCGACGTCGGGACGCGTGCTGTCCGGCGGCGTGGACGCGTCCGCGCTGTACCCGCCCAAGCGCTTCTTCGGCGCCGCGCGCAACATCGAGAACGGCGGATCGCTCACGATCCTCGCGACCGCGCTCGTGGAGACCGGATCCAAGATGGACGAGGTCATCTTCGAGGAGTTTAAGGGCACCGGCAACATGGAGCTGCGCCTGTCGCGTCAGCTCGCCGACAAGCGCATCTTCCCGGCCGTCGACGTCAACGCGTCGTCCACGCGCCGCGAGGAGATGCTGCTCTCGGGCGACGAGGTGAAGATCACCTGGAAGCTGCGCCGCGCGCTCGCCGGGCTGTCGCCCGAGCAGGCTCTCGCCGTCGTCCTGGACAAGCTCAAGGAGACGTCCTCGAACGTCGAGTTCCTCGTGCAGATGAAGAACGCCCAGATGTCCGTGGGCGGTCGTTCGTCGGGTCACGAGAACGACATCCGCTGA
- a CDS encoding LmeA family phospholipid-binding protein, translated as MEPVTARMPIPQAEAPRRRRGRGWIALVVVLIVVIALAVAAEFAARAVVRDQVRERIVNELALPADHPVDVGLEGIVLLQLAAGTLDAVRVSSDDVPVGDMAVDADVELTRVPVRDGAAAGPGTGQLRLDPATVEQLLAQSPLPQVLAGASVALAEPEVVLSNEFTVLGSQVPVELAVTPGAADGGLALTPTRATLGDAELSLDQLAAVIGISPEPTTVCIADRMPAGIALTDVSVVGEQLVAEASIAEGTLSDPALQQLGSCG; from the coding sequence ATGGAGCCTGTCACCGCACGGATGCCGATCCCGCAGGCGGAGGCGCCGCGCCGCCGCCGGGGACGAGGATGGATCGCCCTGGTGGTCGTCCTGATCGTCGTGATCGCACTCGCCGTGGCCGCCGAGTTCGCCGCGCGCGCCGTGGTGCGCGACCAGGTGCGCGAGCGCATCGTGAACGAGCTGGCGCTGCCGGCGGATCATCCGGTGGACGTCGGGCTGGAGGGGATCGTCCTGCTGCAGCTCGCCGCAGGGACGCTGGATGCCGTCCGCGTCTCGAGCGACGACGTGCCGGTGGGCGACATGGCGGTCGACGCGGACGTCGAGCTGACCCGGGTGCCCGTCCGCGACGGTGCCGCCGCGGGACCGGGCACGGGACAGCTGCGGCTCGATCCGGCGACCGTCGAGCAGCTGCTCGCGCAGTCCCCGCTTCCGCAGGTGCTCGCGGGGGCCTCCGTCGCGCTCGCGGAGCCGGAGGTCGTGCTGTCGAACGAGTTCACGGTGCTGGGCTCGCAGGTGCCGGTCGAGCTGGCCGTGACCCCAGGCGCCGCCGACGGCGGACTCGCGCTCACGCCCACCCGCGCCACGCTCGGCGACGCCGAGCTCTCGCTCGACCAGCTCGCCGCCGTGATCGGCATCTCGCCCGAGCCGACGACCGTGTGCATCGCCGACCGGATGCCGGCCGGCATCGCGCTGACCGACGTGTCCGTCGTGGGCGAGCAGCTCGTGGCTGAGGCGTCCATCGCGGAGGGAACGCTCTCCGATCCGGCCCTCCAGCAGCTCGGCAGCTGCGGCTGA
- the thrC gene encoding threonine synthase — MASDQQYISTRGGGEPLSFSETLIEGLARDGGLAVPASMPHVATETLERWRALTYPQLATEVLALFAGDIPREDLARMTDAAYAPFPAEVVPLRQIGDGLTLVGLSEGPTLAFKDMAMQFLGQVLEYALERSGSVLNVLGATSGDTGSAAEHALRGKDRIAVFMLSPRGRMSAFQRAQMFSLDDANVHNIAVDGVFDDCQNLVKRLAGDVEFKRAHNLGAVNSINLARITAQVVYYFWAWLRATDAGGATEVSFTVPSGNFGNILSGFYAKRMGLPIRRLVLATNENNVLDEFFRTGVYRPRTAAETLATSSPSMDISKASNLERFIFELVDRDPARVNTAWHELDAQGFFDFTAEQPRFADEFGLVSGTSTHADRIETIRSVHAGTGEIIDPHTADGVKVAREHVEPGVPMLVLETAKPQKFADMIREALGVELEYAPELQAMLDAPQHVTDMADDADALRAYIAAAALRGATVGHSPVGADRHES; from the coding sequence TTGGCCTCTGACCAGCAGTACATCTCCACGCGCGGCGGCGGGGAGCCGCTGTCCTTCAGCGAGACGCTGATCGAGGGGCTGGCACGCGACGGCGGGCTCGCGGTCCCCGCGAGCATGCCGCATGTCGCGACCGAGACGCTCGAGCGGTGGCGGGCGCTGACGTACCCGCAGCTCGCGACCGAGGTGCTCGCGCTGTTCGCCGGCGACATCCCGCGTGAGGACCTCGCGCGCATGACCGACGCGGCGTACGCGCCGTTCCCGGCGGAGGTCGTGCCGCTGCGCCAGATCGGCGACGGGCTCACGCTCGTGGGCCTGTCGGAGGGGCCGACGCTCGCGTTCAAGGACATGGCGATGCAGTTCCTCGGTCAGGTGCTCGAGTACGCGCTCGAGCGATCGGGCTCGGTGCTCAACGTGCTCGGCGCGACCTCGGGGGACACCGGATCCGCCGCGGAGCACGCCCTGCGCGGCAAGGACCGCATCGCGGTGTTCATGCTGTCGCCCCGCGGCCGGATGAGCGCTTTCCAGCGCGCGCAGATGTTCTCGCTCGACGACGCGAACGTGCACAACATCGCGGTCGACGGCGTGTTCGACGACTGCCAGAACCTCGTCAAGCGGCTCGCCGGCGACGTGGAGTTCAAGCGCGCCCACAATCTCGGCGCGGTCAACTCCATCAACCTCGCGCGCATCACGGCGCAGGTCGTCTACTACTTCTGGGCGTGGCTGCGCGCGACCGACGCGGGCGGGGCGACCGAGGTGTCGTTCACGGTGCCGTCCGGCAACTTCGGCAACATCCTGTCCGGCTTCTACGCCAAGCGGATGGGCCTGCCGATCCGCCGGCTCGTGCTCGCGACCAACGAGAACAACGTGCTCGACGAGTTCTTCCGCACGGGCGTGTACCGGCCCCGCACCGCCGCCGAGACGCTCGCCACGTCGAGCCCGTCCATGGACATCTCGAAGGCGTCGAACCTCGAGCGCTTCATCTTCGAGCTCGTCGACCGCGATCCCGCCCGGGTGAACACGGCCTGGCACGAGCTCGACGCGCAGGGCTTCTTCGACTTCACGGCCGAGCAGCCGCGCTTCGCGGACGAGTTCGGTCTGGTGAGCGGCACGTCGACGCATGCGGACCGGATCGAGACCATCCGCTCGGTGCACGCCGGGACCGGCGAGATCATCGATCCGCACACCGCGGACGGCGTGAAGGTCGCGCGGGAGCACGTCGAGCCCGGCGTGCCCATGCTCGTGCTCGAGACGGCGAAGCCGCAGAAGTTCGCGGACATGATCCGCGAGGCACTGGGCGTCGAGCTCGAGTACGCGCCCGAGCTGCAGGCGATGCTGGACGCGCCGCAGCACGTGACCGACATGGCCGACGACGCGGACGCCCTGCGCGCCTACATCGCGGCCGCCGCCCTCCGAGGTGCTACAGTTGGTCACAGCCCGGTGGGTGCCGATCGGCACGAATCTTGA
- the thrB gene encoding homoserine kinase has translation MTAPAAPASVADRRTLLVRVPATSANLGPGFDTLGLALSVYDELEVTALPEGELEVDVTGTGADEIPRDASHLIVRTIRHCFEAVGRTAPGLRLIARNAIPHGKGMGSSGAAVAAGVLAAKGLLGRESGGDVELTDTDLLRLATEVEGHPDNVAPALFGGLTIAWTEHGVPKHKKLLVHRGVAPVVFVPDRTMSTSAARSVLEAAVSREDAVFNVSRSALLIAALTQSPDLLLSATEDKLHQAQRAQAMPETSALVSALRERGFAAVVSGAGPSVLVLADGPGRRLEAAEVVAQTATGSWQSLMLAVDFLGGTVRAAADVDLEVPIGL, from the coding sequence GTGACCGCGCCGGCCGCGCCCGCGAGCGTGGCGGATCGGCGCACGCTGCTCGTCCGCGTCCCCGCGACGAGCGCCAACCTCGGCCCCGGCTTCGACACGCTCGGCCTCGCGCTGAGCGTGTACGACGAGCTCGAGGTCACGGCGCTGCCGGAGGGCGAGCTCGAGGTCGACGTGACGGGCACCGGCGCCGACGAGATCCCGCGCGACGCGTCGCACCTGATCGTGCGCACCATCCGGCACTGCTTCGAGGCCGTGGGACGCACGGCTCCCGGGCTGCGTTTGATCGCGCGCAACGCCATCCCGCATGGCAAGGGGATGGGATCGTCCGGCGCGGCGGTCGCCGCCGGCGTGCTGGCCGCCAAGGGGCTGCTCGGGCGGGAGAGCGGCGGCGACGTCGAGCTGACCGACACCGACCTGCTGCGGCTCGCGACCGAGGTCGAGGGTCATCCCGACAACGTCGCGCCCGCGCTCTTCGGCGGCCTGACGATCGCCTGGACCGAGCACGGCGTGCCCAAGCACAAGAAGCTGCTCGTCCACCGCGGCGTCGCGCCGGTCGTGTTCGTGCCGGATCGCACGATGTCGACCTCCGCCGCGCGCAGCGTGCTGGAGGCCGCGGTGTCGCGCGAGGACGCGGTGTTCAACGTGTCGCGCTCGGCGCTGCTGATCGCCGCTCTCACGCAGAGCCCGGATCTGCTGCTGTCGGCCACCGAGGACAAGCTGCACCAGGCGCAGCGCGCCCAGGCGATGCCCGAGACGTCCGCGCTCGTGAGCGCCCTGCGCGAGCGGGGCTTCGCCGCCGTCGTCTCGGGAGCGGGTCCCAGCGTGCTCGTGCTCGCCGACGGACCGGGGCGGCGTCTCGAGGCCGCCGAGGTGGTCGCGCAGACCGCGACAGGATCGTGGCAGTCGCTGATGCTCGCCGTGGACTTCCTGGGTGGCACCGTGAGGGCCGCCGCCGACGTCGACCTGGAGGTGCCCATTGGCCTCTGA
- a CDS encoding SGNH/GDSL hydrolase family protein — MASVTRPSRTAVALSLTALVAVIAAIAAGALRPWAAPTAAADQAAAETPVITPPAISLPAEPEILVFGDSWTYGSAATPIRRGYAYVLGELFEARTVVDGGRGSGYLRPGLDRPDYGTRIAALDPSARYDLIVLQGSINDRREPAAGYRDAVNAAWDALVEIYPDTPVVVLGPAPQVLPVEPATARIDQDLAALAADRHWWYISPIQDDWITAQNYTSVIDTSDYGRDHPSVAGHAYLAQRLADALTQITDPVTTLEAADEDVPDAVAPTLP, encoded by the coding sequence ATGGCGTCCGTGACACGTCCCAGTCGCACCGCCGTCGCCCTGTCCCTCACCGCGCTCGTCGCCGTGATCGCGGCCATTGCGGCGGGGGCGCTGCGCCCGTGGGCGGCTCCGACCGCCGCCGCCGACCAGGCCGCCGCAGAGACGCCCGTGATCACGCCGCCCGCCATCAGCCTGCCGGCTGAGCCGGAGATCCTCGTCTTCGGCGACTCGTGGACGTACGGCTCCGCGGCCACGCCCATCCGCCGCGGCTACGCGTATGTGCTCGGCGAGCTGTTCGAGGCCCGGACGGTCGTCGACGGCGGACGCGGCAGCGGCTACCTGCGCCCGGGCCTCGACCGTCCCGACTATGGGACGCGCATCGCCGCGCTCGACCCGTCGGCGCGCTACGACCTCATCGTGCTGCAGGGCTCGATCAACGACCGCCGTGAACCGGCGGCCGGATACCGCGACGCCGTGAACGCCGCGTGGGACGCGCTCGTCGAGATCTATCCGGACACGCCCGTCGTGGTGCTGGGCCCGGCACCGCAGGTGCTGCCCGTCGAGCCGGCCACCGCGCGCATCGACCAGGACCTCGCGGCGCTGGCCGCCGACCGCCACTGGTGGTACATCTCGCCGATCCAGGACGACTGGATCACGGCGCAGAACTACACGAGCGTGATCGACACGAGCGACTACGGACGCGACCACCCCTCGGTCGCGGGTCACGCGTATCTCGCCCAGCGGCTCGCGGATGCACTCACGCAGATCACGGATCCGGTCACCACGCTCGAGGCCGCGGACGAGGACGTGCCGGACGCCGTCGCGCCCACGCTGCCCTGA
- a CDS encoding arginine--tRNA ligase yields MNPDALASALLAVVTPIAARRRPEEELELTAADVTLERPRNRDHGDWATNLAMKLAKRLGTNPRELAQEIADGLAETDGVASVEIAGPGFINIRLEAGAAGALAKTIVEAGADYGRNDSQAGNTINLEFVSANPTGPLHIGHTRWAALGDSIGRVLQFSGATLAREFYINDAGVQMNNFGASVLAAIKGEPTPENGYPGEYIAQLGRRVLEAQPDLLDRPADEQLTVARDAAYALQLAEIQESLAKFNVHFDVWFSERILHAKGEDGGPSLVDEAVERLRAQGHVFDEDDAVWVRTTDFGDDKDRVIRRSNGEYTYFAADAAYYLNKGDRGFAHKIYLLGADHHGYVHRLKALAGAAGDDPDKDIEVLIGQLVSVNGAKLSKRAGNIIELDDLREWLGTDALRYSLGRYPADSPLSLDPELLRKRTNDNPVFYVQYAHARTHNVGRNAVDAGVDRSEFAPELLTHETEAALLGALQEFPRIVAFAAEVREPHRVARYLEELAGLYHRWYDNCRVTPLGDAPVERVHHTRLWLNDATGQVLRNGLGLLGVTAPERM; encoded by the coding sequence ATGAATCCCGACGCCCTCGCCTCCGCCCTGCTCGCCGTCGTCACGCCCATCGCCGCGCGACGACGCCCCGAGGAGGAGCTCGAGCTGACGGCTGCGGATGTGACGCTGGAGCGTCCGAGGAACCGCGATCACGGCGACTGGGCGACCAATCTCGCGATGAAGCTCGCCAAGCGCCTGGGCACCAACCCGCGCGAGCTCGCGCAGGAGATCGCCGACGGCCTCGCCGAGACGGACGGCGTCGCGAGCGTCGAGATCGCCGGTCCCGGCTTCATCAACATCCGTCTCGAGGCGGGAGCCGCGGGCGCGCTCGCCAAGACGATCGTCGAGGCGGGCGCCGACTACGGCCGCAACGACTCGCAGGCAGGCAACACGATCAACCTCGAGTTCGTCTCCGCGAACCCGACCGGTCCGCTGCACATCGGCCACACCCGCTGGGCGGCGCTCGGCGACAGCATCGGCCGGGTTCTGCAGTTCTCGGGCGCGACGCTCGCCCGGGAGTTCTACATCAACGACGCCGGCGTGCAGATGAACAACTTCGGCGCCTCCGTGCTCGCGGCGATCAAGGGCGAGCCGACTCCTGAGAACGGCTACCCGGGCGAGTACATCGCCCAGCTCGGCCGCCGTGTGCTCGAGGCGCAGCCGGATCTGCTCGATCGCCCCGCCGATGAGCAGCTCACGGTGGCGCGCGATGCGGCGTACGCGCTGCAGCTCGCGGAGATCCAGGAGTCGCTCGCGAAGTTCAACGTGCACTTCGACGTCTGGTTCTCGGAGCGGATCCTGCACGCGAAGGGTGAGGACGGCGGGCCGAGCCTCGTCGACGAGGCGGTCGAGCGCCTGCGCGCGCAGGGCCACGTGTTCGACGAGGACGACGCCGTGTGGGTGCGCACGACCGACTTCGGCGACGACAAGGACCGCGTGATCCGCCGCTCCAACGGCGAGTACACGTACTTCGCCGCGGACGCGGCGTACTACCTGAACAAGGGCGACCGCGGCTTCGCGCACAAGATCTACCTGCTGGGCGCCGACCACCACGGCTACGTGCACCGCCTCAAGGCGCTGGCCGGCGCCGCCGGCGACGACCCGGACAAGGACATCGAGGTGCTGATCGGCCAGCTCGTGTCGGTCAACGGCGCGAAGCTCTCCAAGCGCGCGGGCAACATCATCGAGCTCGACGACCTGCGCGAGTGGCTCGGCACGGATGCGCTGCGCTACTCGCTCGGCCGCTACCCGGCCGATTCGCCGCTGTCGCTGGATCCCGAGCTGCTGCGCAAGCGCACGAACGACAACCCCGTGTTCTACGTGCAGTACGCCCACGCGCGCACGCACAACGTCGGGCGCAACGCGGTGGATGCGGGTGTCGACCGCTCGGAGTTCGCGCCCGAGCTGCTCACGCACGAGACCGAGGCGGCGCTGCTCGGAGCGCTGCAGGAGTTCCCGCGCATCGTCGCCTTCGCGGCCGAGGTGCGCGAGCCGCACCGCGTCGCGCGCTACCTCGAGGAGCTCGCCGGCCTGTACCACCGCTGGTACGACAACTGCCGCGTGACGCCGCTCGGCGACGCGCCCGTGGAGCGCGTGCACCACACGCGCCTGTGGCTGAACGACGCCACGGGGCAGGTGCTGCGCAACGGCCTCGGACTGCTCGGAGTGACCGCGCCCGAGCGCATGTGA
- the lysA gene encoding diaminopimelate decarboxylase, whose product MSDDAAAPQESRALAPDWLTQPEDPNDLAPGVWPASAQRDADGALVIAGIPAPELVESFGTPVLVLDEDEVRSRARGAVAAFGDAASRHGGRARVYYAGKAFLSTEVARWMIDEGLNIDVCSAGELAVALAADVPPARIGFHGNNKRVFELERAVEAGVGTIIVDSEIEIERLAAITERLDRRQAVLIRVNSGVHAETHHFLATAHEDQKFGFTLEAAERAAERIRDLPLVDLVGLHCHIGSQIFGTAGFRESASRVLELHARLLEAGILPGDPILNLGGGFGIAYTRADTPTPIAELADGIVDAVADECAVRGLDLPVLAFEPGRSIVGTAGVTLYEVGTTKSVAVGDTERRYVSVDGGMSDNARPALYGAQYSARLASREGVEAPVLSRVVGLHCESGDVVVDHEYLPGDVTPGDLLAVPATGAYCAPLASNYNHVPRPPVVAVSGGRARIIVRGERIEDLLARDAGIDVAGSSGPHSDPAPAGRAGEGEE is encoded by the coding sequence GTGTCCGACGACGCAGCTGCTCCGCAGGAGAGCAGGGCCCTCGCGCCCGACTGGCTGACTCAGCCCGAAGACCCCAACGACCTGGCTCCGGGGGTGTGGCCCGCGTCCGCGCAGCGTGACGCCGACGGCGCCCTCGTGATCGCCGGGATCCCCGCGCCCGAGCTCGTGGAGAGCTTCGGCACGCCCGTGCTCGTGCTCGACGAGGACGAGGTGCGCTCGCGCGCCCGCGGCGCCGTCGCGGCGTTCGGCGACGCGGCCTCCCGCCATGGCGGCCGCGCCCGGGTGTACTACGCGGGCAAGGCGTTCCTCAGCACGGAGGTCGCCCGCTGGATGATCGACGAGGGCCTGAACATCGACGTGTGCTCGGCGGGAGAGCTCGCCGTCGCGCTCGCGGCGGATGTGCCTCCCGCGCGCATCGGCTTCCACGGCAACAACAAGCGCGTGTTCGAGCTCGAGCGCGCGGTCGAGGCCGGCGTCGGCACGATCATCGTCGACTCCGAGATCGAGATCGAGCGACTCGCCGCGATCACCGAGCGGCTGGATCGCCGACAGGCCGTGCTCATCCGGGTCAACAGCGGCGTGCACGCCGAGACGCACCACTTCCTCGCGACGGCGCACGAGGATCAGAAGTTCGGCTTCACCCTCGAGGCCGCCGAGCGCGCGGCCGAGCGCATCCGCGACCTGCCGCTCGTCGACCTCGTGGGACTGCACTGCCACATCGGCTCCCAGATCTTCGGCACGGCGGGCTTCCGCGAGTCCGCGTCGCGAGTTCTCGAGCTGCACGCGCGTCTGCTCGAGGCCGGCATCCTCCCCGGCGACCCGATCCTGAATCTCGGCGGCGGCTTCGGCATCGCCTACACGCGCGCCGACACGCCGACTCCGATCGCCGAGCTCGCGGACGGCATCGTCGACGCCGTCGCGGACGAGTGCGCCGTGCGCGGGCTCGACCTGCCGGTGCTGGCGTTCGAGCCGGGCCGGTCGATCGTCGGCACCGCCGGCGTCACGCTCTACGAGGTCGGCACGACCAAGTCGGTCGCGGTGGGGGATACGGAGCGCCGCTACGTGAGCGTCGACGGCGGCATGAGCGACAACGCCCGCCCGGCGCTGTACGGCGCGCAGTACTCGGCGCGCCTGGCGTCGCGGGAGGGCGTCGAGGCGCCGGTGCTGAGCCGCGTCGTCGGCCTGCACTGCGAGTCGGGCGACGTCGTCGTCGACCACGAGTACCTGCCCGGGGACGTCACGCCCGGCGACCTGCTCGCCGTGCCTGCCACGGGCGCGTACTGCGCGCCGCTCGCGAGCAACTACAACCACGTGCCGCGTCCGCCCGTCGTCGCGGTGTCGGGCGGGCGTGCCCGGATCATCGTGCGCGGCGAGCGGATCGAGGACCTGCTCGCGCGCGACGCCGGCATCGACGTCGCCGGTTCGTCGGGCCCGCACAGCGACCCCGCGCCCGCCGGGCGCGCCGGAGAGGGAGAAGAATGA